The segment CCGACGTCATTAATAATGGCGGGATTGCTGGGAATGTAGGTCAGCTTGTATTGCGCACCCATAGTAGTACAAACACTGCTTACTATTTCTTCGAATTTATTCTGAAGCCACCTCTTACCTTCATCCTCGTTTTCATACAAGAACCTGATGGTACCGCCCATTTGCACCTGCTCCGGGATAATATTTCGTCCGGTTCCACCGTTTATCTTGCCAAACATTATGGTAGTCGGCTGCCGGGCATCCACCAACCTGGTTTGAATTACCTGCATGTTTTGCACAATTTGGCAGGCAGCCATGATCGGGTCTACAGCCGTTTGCGGGGTGGAGGTGTGACCACCCTTACCAATAATGGTCAGTTCAAATTCTTCACAAGCCGCCATCACCGGCCCCGGAACCACGCCAATTTTCCCACTGTCAATCGGCGCCCACAGATGCAGGCCCAAAGCAGCATCTACAGCCGGGTTTGTCAGGACACCTTCGTTAATCATAGCCATTGCTCCGGCCGTTTCTTCACAAGGTTCAAAGATAAACTTAATGTTACCCTTGATTAGCTCCTTGTGTTTCGCTAAAATTTTCGCTGCCACCAGCAGAATGGCAGTATGACCATCATGCCCGCAAGCATGTGATGCTCCTTGATAGACAGACTTGAAGGGCAATTCCGTCATTTCCTGAACCGCCAGCGCATCAATATCAGCGCGAAGCATCAACGTTCGTCCCGAAGCACTACCTTTAAGTAATCCAACCACCCCTGTTTTAGCCACCTTTGCGGCCTCTATACCCAAGTCCTTAAGATACTGCACAATAATGTCAGAAGTCCGATATTCCTCAAACCCCAATTCAGGATGTTTGTGAAAATCTCTTCGTAATGCTACCAATTCATCAAAATGGCTTGTTACCTCCCGACTTATATCCACGGTTCTTCCCCCTAAAATCTTTAGCATTACAATTCCGTTCTGCTTAAAGTAGTTTTATTAAAGATTAGACAGGACTATTTTTTCTAGACAAATTTCGCTTGATAATACATCGGCTGCTACATAAAGCCGGTAAATGGCCGCTTAATCAAAGCAGTGTATACATAGTTAATCATCGTAACATAATCAAAAACCGGAAGATTGACTGCCTTTTGCACTGCTGCACCATAAGGTGGCAGCATGCTGCATTCCAGCAAGATTGCCTTAACCTTAGGGTCTTGAGCCGTTAATTCTCGAGACGCTGATACAACTTCCTGCTCAATTTTTTCCGCATCCAGCGTTCCTGTTTCTATAATTGCAGCCTGGTGGAAGTTTTTCTTATCCTCCAGCCCTTTAATGCTAATGGGAATATCCTCAGTGACACCAACAGCATTAAGTAGGGTGCTGTTAAATGAGCCCGAATTTGCTACGATTATGCCTACCTTTTCATCCCTTTTAAGCATGCGGGAAATAAAAGGCACCTGCAGTAAGCTTGACAAAAACACCGGCACCTCAAGCTCGTTAGCCAACTGTTGTTGATAAAGAGCCATGTAACCGCAATCACCGGTTACGGCTTTTACCCCTTCATTTACCAATTCCCTGCCGGCTTCCATTAATGAATCAAGCACCGTCAAGTCATGATTAAAAATCCTCTCAGCAGTAAACCCCTTGACCACCTTATAACGAACAGGAAAAGAATAAGTAGACGCATTACCCACATCTCCGGGAATAAAGGGTGCGAAGGTATCGAGAAGCAGTACCCCGATTGCCTCCCCGTAACTTACCTGGCCTGGTCTTGCTTCATAAATCATCAGTTTCTCCTCCATTTTGCTGCTGTGGCTCACAACCCATTTTATTTGGAGCGATGTGTCATTATAGGTACGGCTGGGTTGCGTCAATAAATGCTTCAGCATCAACGTTTCTTCCCGAGATAATCAACGCCGCCCTACTGCCGGGGGATATCACTTTCTTCTCCCTCAGCGCGGCTACACAGGTAGCGGATGCGCCCTCTGCCACTAGGCGGTGCCATTTAAAAAGGTGTGCCATGCCGTCTGCAATAGCGCTTTCGGAGACAAGCACGGTATCATCTACATACTGCCGAACCATCGGGAAGCTATATTGATTATTTGCACCGATACCGCCTAGCAGACTGTCAGCCAGCGTATCCACTTCATCCAGCACCACCGGTTTACCCTGCCGAATGCTGTGATACATTACTGCCCCCTCCTGCATGGAAACGCCAATGGTACGAATGTTTGCATCAGTGGCTTTAAGCGCCAAAGCCACCCCCGCTATTAATCCTCCGCCCGACAGCGGCACAACTACCGTATCCAAACCGGGGCAATCCTCAATTAATTCCAAGCCAATGGTTCCTTGTCCGGCAATTACATGCGGGTCATCAAAAGGTTCTATCACGCTAAGACCCTTTGCCGCAGCTAATTTATAACAGTACTCTCCGGCTTCATCCTGACTAATACCACTTATTTTTAAAATAGCCCCCATGCTCATCAGCGCCTTGACCTTGGCTTGAGGTACCCGGTTAGAAATAAATACGTAAGCCGGGATGCCCAGTTGTTTGGCAATATACGATACCGCCAGGCCGTGGTTGCCGGTGGAATATGTCGCTACCCCCCGCCGCTGCTGATCTATGGTCAGACTCAAAATTTTATTGGCAGCTCCACGAATTTTGAAAGCTCCGATTGGTTGATAGAGCTCTAATTTCAGATAAATTTCTGCATCAAATTCCTCTGATAACTCCGGGCACCGAACTAACGGTGTGCGTACCACACTGCCGCTGATTCTGCTGCGCGCAGCCCATACATCACGAATACCCGGAAGTTTCCCCATTGAATTCTCGCCGTTTGTCATATCCATCCTCCCTCCGCAGTGGCTTACACTACCTGTTGTCCAACAAGCCTAAGCAGAGAATAGAAGCAATTTAAACATGCATATCAGTTTCAACATTCTACAATTTATCTAGCATGGCAATTACATCAATTTCCACAAGAGAACCGCCGGGAATACCACTTTCTACCGTAGTTCTGGCCGGAGCTGGAATGTTAAAGTACTGCTTATAAACTTCGTTATAACCGTCAAAATCATTAATGTCCGCCAAGTGAGCACCAACCTTAACCACATCATCCATAGTGCAGTGCGCTGCGGCCAGGATGTTCTTGATATTTTCCATCACCTGTTTGGTCTGTACTTTTATATCGCCTTCCACCAACTCATCAGTACCGGGCTTTTCCGGGGTTTGGCCGCTGACAAATACAAACTGACCACATTTGACAGCCGGGCTGTATGCACCCGCCGGCACCGGCGCGTTTTCGGGATAAATACGTGTTTTATCTACCATTTCTTTCTCAACTCCTTTGATGAAATCTTCGCTGCCCTTTTACCTATTCAATACGGGCAGCTGCAGTTTCCCCGCTGGCACGTTCATGACCTAAATGAGCGGAAATCTTTTTAGTAACTTCTCGCAAATCATCTTTTATTTCCATGATTTTAGAAAAGCTCATCCGAAAGGAAGGACCAGTAACACTTATCGCCGCTACAATTTGACCGTTATAATTGCGGATTGGCATGGAAATACAGGATAGGCCAAAACAAAATTCCTCATTATCAATTGCGTACCCCTGTTCCCGCACTTTTTCCAATTCCTTAATGAACGCATCCGGTGAAGTAATTGTCTGGTTGGTATGGGCCTGCATTTCGCTTCCGAGAAGCGCTCTGACCTGCTGCTCATCCATCTCCGAAGTAAGCACTTTCCCTAAAGCCGTAGGATGTATCGGTTCTCGGGTACCTACCTCCAAGCTTGCTCTCAAAGCAGTTTCCGGGTTAACCTTAGAAATAATTACTACCCCGTCACCCACTCTTACTCCCACATTCACTGTCTCCCCGTGCTTATCACACAAACCCTGCAAATCAGCAGCATCAATATTATTGAGACTACGCTGATGCGGGACGGATGCTCCCAATTCAAATAAACGCCAGCTGAGCCGGTATTTATTTGCGGGGGTTTTTTCAACATAGCGGTATCCTGCCAGCGTATCCAAAATTCTGTGGATAGTGCTCTTACCTATGCCCAGCCTTTTACTCAGTTCAGTAACTCCAAGCCCCTCTCCACCGTCAACTTTTGATAATATTTCTACGATATCCAGGGCCTTTTCTAAAGTCTGTACCGGGTATTTGGGGCTATGGGAATTTGAAGGCATTTTTTTCACCTACCATTCTTGTTCTGTTATACAGAACTGTATTGTACTATTTATGACAATATTTCGACAAATGCATAGCAAACCCTTTTAATTGTTGAAAAGATTCAAAATACTTTTTTTGAGGGGGAGCCGGTTTTAGACCCAGCCCCTCATTTTTACTGCCGCACTGATCTTACGCAGAGCATTAATCCAGGCAGCGACACGTAAAGGTACATCAAATTCCTTAGCTGCAGCGATGGTTTCCCGATAAGCAGTCAGCATTCTTCCGTTTAATTTCTCTTTTACCTTATCCATGCTCCAATAATCATCAGTCAACCCTTGGATGCGCTCAAAGTGACAGGCAATCGCGCCGCCTACATTGGTAACAACGTCCGGAACAATCATAATTCCTTTTTCCAAGAGAATTTTTTCCGCTGCAGTAGTCACCGGTCCGTTGGCACATTCTGCTATTAACTTCGCTTTAATACGGTCAGCATTTTCATCGTTAATGACACTCTGTACCGCGGCGGGAGCCAAGAGGTCCACGTCCATTTCCAGCAGTTCCTCATTGGAAATAGGCTTGGTACCGGCAAAGTCCACCACATAACCAGTTTCCTCTACGTGCTGCTCCAATGCGGCAATATCGATACCCTCGGCATTATAGACAGCACCCTTAATATCGCTGACAGCTACCACTTTGAAACCCGCATCAAAGAGCAGTCTTGCGGCAGTGGCACCAACCTGGCCAAATCCCTGTACAGCTACGGTGCATCCTACTTCCAACCCCGCATCTCTAACCGCTTCCATCATCACATAGAAGGCGCCCAGACCGGTAGCTTCGTGGCTGCCGACGGTACCATTTACTTCCGCCGGCTTATCATTAATAGCCGCTGGGCTATGGAAACCCATTATTTCCTCGTACTCATCCAGCATCCATGCTTGAGTCTGCGCACTGGTACCGATATCCGCACCGGGCACATCCACCCAAGCACCCTTCAAAGGCAGCTTGCGCATATAGGCTCTGGTAAGTCTTTCTAATTCCCATTTGCTCATCGCGGACGGGTCACAGATGATGCCGCCCTTGCCGCCGCCGGCAGGAATACCTCCTACGGCGTGCTTGATAGTCATCCAAAGAGCCAGGGCTTTTACTTCGTCTATAGTAAGGTTAGGCATAAAGCGGGTGCCGTCTTTTACCGGACCTAAAGCATCGTTACAGTGCACCCGGTAGGCAGTAAAAATTTCCACTTCGCCGTTATCCATACGCATGGGAATGGTGAATTCCATAATCCGCTTGGGCTTGCTTAGCAGTTCAATCACCTTGGGGTCGATGCCGCCTTTTTCGCCGGCACTGCGCAGTGTGTTTAAGGCAGTTTCAAAAGGATTTCTACTCATTGTTTCTTCCCTCCATTTTGTATATTTATCTTCATTATTACAAGCAGTTTAAGGATACAAGAGAGGAGCCACGAATTGCGACTCCTTCAACTGTGCCCGTCTATTACGGCCGCGGTATGGACAGATCATCTTTGTAGTCATTCATCACGATATCCTGACCACTGCGTTCAACCCATTCTAAGATAATCTGCGCTAATTTAATTCTAGTTCTGGCCAAATTCGGCCCGTATTCGGGGTTCTGAGCATCAACGTAAGTATTGTAAAGGTCAGCTTCAGATTTACCCGGTTCAATCTTGAAGTATACCGGCGCAGCAATACGAGCAATTTCTGCAGCTTCATGGTATCTCTGGAAGCCGCCCATGGATTCCACTAAGCTCATGTATACATCCAAGGGAACGTCCACGCCGCCCTGGCGGATGGAAGCAAGCATGGGCAATGTTAGGTCCGCCAATGGGTTAAAGCTGTCAGCACCAAGATTCTGCAGCAGCTTTCCGCCGGCAGCCGTACCGTGACCAGCAAATACAGATACCTTAAACTTAACATCCTTAGGAATGATTCCGTCTTCCCTTAAGCCGTTGAGAATTGTCAAAGCTCCCTCGTCTGTTACCAGAAAGCCGCGAACACCACATTCGATACATCTTTCAATCTCTCTCAAGTAGTTGTTGAGCATGTCATGTCCCCGCAGTCTCATACCGGAAACATAGCCTTCAGGTGTTGAAAACTGTCTGCCGTTGTCCCAACCCCTGCTCACTACCGGATTAACTAACAGCTCCAAGTTATTGTCAGCACCGATTTGGGCAAAATATTTCAGTTCTTGATTATCCAGCAGAGTAGCACCTTTTACCAGTGAAATAACACGGTGTACAGTAATGTTTCTTTTTTCTGCTTCGTCAACCATTGCTTCTAAGCTGGCAGGGTTTTCAATACCGGAAATTTCAATTCTGGCATGCGCTCCGCCTTCAAAACGCTTGTCTGAAGATGGCAGGTCATACTTGTCCCGCACCGGAAACCCAGTTTTTTCGTTAAGATACTTTTCCCATTTTTCAAAAGACATTTTAAATATTCCTCCATTCGTTTTATGTTGGGGTGTCAGGCACCAATAAGTGACAAATAAGTGACAAACGGTGTCAGGCACCCATAAGTGACACTTTTATAGCAAATATTACCCGTTACTTACTCAAATTCTTTGAACAGGCTCTCGAAATCTTCGCCTTCTTTGACGTGGTAAACGTAATCGTCGTTGGGGAATTCTCCCTTTCTTACATCTTCAATATATTCTTTAAAGGCTTCAACGGCGATTTCCGCGATATTGGCATATTTCTTCACAAATTTTGGCGTGAACGCTTGGAACATACCCAGCATGTCGCCACAGATCAACAGTTGTCCATCGCACGGTTCACCGGCACCGATGGAATAAACAGGAATGTCCAGTTTTTTGGCTAGGAATTCAGTCAGTTCCGGCGGAATAGCTTCCACCAGGATCGCATAAGCTCCTGCTTCCTGAACCGCCAAGGCATCGTTAATCAAGTTCCTGGCTGTAACTACATCCCGGCCTGTTGCTCGGAAGCCGCCCAATTGACCGGAACTCTGCGGCGTCAGGCCGATGTGGCCGATAACCAGCATGCCGGCATCAACAATTGCCCGGATACGACTGGCAACACGTTGGCCGCCCTCCAGCTTGACACAGTCCACATCTGCTTCCTTATGAAAACGAACAGCATTCTCTACCGCGCCCTCATCGGAAATCTGATAAGAACCAAAAGGCATATCGCCTACTATCCATGTATTGGGTGCGCCGCGGCGTACTGCCTGGCAGTGAGAAATACAATCCTCCATGGTTACCGGAACGGTGCCATTATAACCAAGCACTACCATCCCCAGAGAATCACCTACTAAAATCATGTCCATCCCTGCCTGTTCGGCAAAAGATGCCATAGGAAAATCATAGGCGGTAACCCATGTTGCCTTTTCCCCCTCCTTCTTCATCCGGATAAAGTCCAAGACGTTTTTCTTTTTTACCATTTGTATCCGCTCCTTCCTCTAACTTGAAAAATAATAGAACGTTTTTTCATTATTAGGAACCTCCGGTCCCTTCCAATAAAAATACTTTCTCCAGCTTGCCACCTTCAACAAAATTTAGCAACGTATTTCTTGTCCTTGTTTATCATTTGGCGTTGCAATGTCGAAGTTTGTAGCCTTGTTGGCTTATTTATGCTCATTGTGAGCTTTCTACGTCTAATTATAATTTCCTGCTGGAATCTAATAATTTTTCTATATTTTATTATGATGTATCACCTTTTAGAACAACTAACTATAATTCATGCATAAAATTGGTAGTTTCGGCTGTATTAGTGGCCCAAATGAAAAAATTTGCAAATTCGTTCTAGTATTTAGAACATAAGAAAGGCAAATTTCATCAAAAAAACGCACAACGGGCACCTCCCGGCATGCGTTAATTGTACTGAAATAACTTAATACTTTCTGACCTGCGGTACGATACTCAATCTCTGCTGTGCTGCACCAGCGGCATAGCGTCTGCTAACCGGCCGCACAATTTAAAACGGCCGGCTTACACCGACCGTATTTCCTGACCGCCTGCTATTTTGAATCCAAATCGAAGTCATCCCCGGGCTTCATTACACGGCATTCCACATCCAATTCTTTCTCTACCTGCGCTTTAAATTTCTCTGCATCCTGCTTAATAACCGGAAAAGTATCATAATGCATCGGCACCACAATATCCGGATTTACCCAGCGAACCGCAGTAAAGGCATCCTCCGGACCCATCACAAAATTATCACCAATGGGTACCAGCATGACATCAATTTTGCGGCCATGCAGCATGGTATCAGAAAGAATCCCCATATCACTGAAGAGCCCCGTATCGCCTGCATGGTAAATTACCTGGTCACCCATTTCAATCAAAAAGCCGCAAGGATTACCTAGGTAGGTGATGGTACCATCGTCATTGGGAAGACCTGAGCCGTGCAGCGCCTGAGTCAGCTTTACCCAGCCAAATTCAAATTGATATGCCCCGCCAATATGCATAGGATGTACCTTTGCACCCTGATTGCCGCAGTATGTAGCCAACTCAAATGGAGCTATGATAGTAGCGTCGCATTGTTTTGCTATCTCCACCGCATCTCCCAGGTGGTCAGAATGACCGTGAGTGACCAGCACCGCATCAATTCCTTCCACCTCTTCCACAGTCATGTTTGCCGTCGGATTACCGGTAAGCCACGGATCGATGATTACCCGATATCTTTCACAACTGATACAAAAACACGAATGGCCATGAAAAGCAACTTTAATCATCAAAATACCTCCCTAAATCGTAAATTTAAGTTCCTCCAAGTATGACTATGCATGTATCCGAAAAAAATCCATCGTAAAGCCGCAAGAATTTTAAGACCAAGGCAACCCTTAAGGCACGGTGCACTAAACCGCCAAGTTGGGCATTTTATTATAATTTTCCCTAACGGGCACATTTAAAGACTATTTTTAGCAGGCTAACTCAGGTCAACCGGTACCCAAGGATAAGCAAATCCCGAATCAATAATCTCCCAGGCACCTTCCTTTTCACCCACTTCTAGATAAATAACATCGCCCTCCCGAACCAACCGGGCCGCTTCCAAGGGTATAGTTATCGGACCTATATCATAGTTATCAGTAAGGGTGCGCAGGCAAATGTCCGTACCTTCGCCCAGGTCAACCACCTTCATGTAGTCGGCGATTATGTCTTCATAATCACCGATGGCCCCCATCCTCTTAGCCCCTTCCTCGCCATAAGAGGCCACCGCATAGCGCAAATATTCCTGGCT is part of the Metallumcola ferriviriculae genome and harbors:
- a CDS encoding M20 metallopeptidase family protein, which encodes MDISREVTSHFDELVALRRDFHKHPELGFEEYRTSDIIVQYLKDLGIEAAKVAKTGVVGLLKGSASGRTLMLRADIDALAVQEMTELPFKSVYQGASHACGHDGHTAILLVAAKILAKHKELIKGNIKFIFEPCEETAGAMAMINEGVLTNPAVDAALGLHLWAPIDSGKIGVVPGPVMAACEEFELTIIGKGGHTSTPQTAVDPIMAACQIVQNMQVIQTRLVDARQPTTIMFGKINGGTGRNIIPEQVQMGGTIRFLYENEDEGKRWLQNKFEEIVSSVCTTMGAQYKLTYIPSNPAIINDVGMAKIVAAAAEETLGSPGSVVSELVMAGDDFAEFSRRIPSAFYFVGTGNKEKGTNYPHHHPCFNIDEDTLATGLEMHLRTALAFFEG
- a CDS encoding aspartate/glutamate racemase family protein; amino-acid sequence: MIYEARPGQVSYGEAIGVLLLDTFAPFIPGDVGNASTYSFPVRYKVVKGFTAERIFNHDLTVLDSLMEAGRELVNEGVKAVTGDCGYMALYQQQLANELEVPVFLSSLLQVPFISRMLKRDEKVGIIVANSGSFNSTLLNAVGVTEDIPISIKGLEDKKNFHQAAIIETGTLDAEKIEQEVVSASRELTAQDPKVKAILLECSMLPPYGAAVQKAVNLPVFDYVTMINYVYTALIKRPFTGFM
- a CDS encoding threonine/serine dehydratase; translation: MTNGENSMGKLPGIRDVWAARSRISGSVVRTPLVRCPELSEEFDAEIYLKLELYQPIGAFKIRGAANKILSLTIDQQRRGVATYSTGNHGLAVSYIAKQLGIPAYVFISNRVPQAKVKALMSMGAILKISGISQDEAGEYCYKLAAAKGLSVIEPFDDPHVIAGQGTIGLELIEDCPGLDTVVVPLSGGGLIAGVALALKATDANIRTIGVSMQEGAVMYHSIRQGKPVVLDEVDTLADSLLGGIGANNQYSFPMVRQYVDDTVLVSESAIADGMAHLFKWHRLVAEGASATCVAALREKKVISPGSRAALIISGRNVDAEAFIDATQPYL
- a CDS encoding Rid family detoxifying hydrolase — translated: MVDKTRIYPENAPVPAGAYSPAVKCGQFVFVSGQTPEKPGTDELVEGDIKVQTKQVMENIKNILAAAHCTMDDVVKVGAHLADINDFDGYNEVYKQYFNIPAPARTTVESGIPGGSLVEIDVIAMLDKL
- a CDS encoding IclR family transcriptional regulator; translation: MPSNSHSPKYPVQTLEKALDIVEILSKVDGGEGLGVTELSKRLGIGKSTIHRILDTLAGYRYVEKTPANKYRLSWRLFELGASVPHQRSLNNIDAADLQGLCDKHGETVNVGVRVGDGVVIISKVNPETALRASLEVGTREPIHPTALGKVLTSEMDEQQVRALLGSEMQAHTNQTITSPDAFIKELEKVREQGYAIDNEEFCFGLSCISMPIRNYNGQIVAAISVTGPSFRMSFSKIMEIKDDLREVTKKISAHLGHERASGETAAARIE
- a CDS encoding Glu/Leu/Phe/Val family dehydrogenase; the protein is MSRNPFETALNTLRSAGEKGGIDPKVIELLSKPKRIMEFTIPMRMDNGEVEIFTAYRVHCNDALGPVKDGTRFMPNLTIDEVKALALWMTIKHAVGGIPAGGGKGGIICDPSAMSKWELERLTRAYMRKLPLKGAWVDVPGADIGTSAQTQAWMLDEYEEIMGFHSPAAINDKPAEVNGTVGSHEATGLGAFYVMMEAVRDAGLEVGCTVAVQGFGQVGATAARLLFDAGFKVVAVSDIKGAVYNAEGIDIAALEQHVEETGYVVDFAGTKPISNEELLEMDVDLLAPAAVQSVINDENADRIKAKLIAECANGPVTTAAEKILLEKGIMIVPDVVTNVGGAIACHFERIQGLTDDYWSMDKVKEKLNGRMLTAYRETIAAAKEFDVPLRVAAWINALRKISAAVKMRGWV
- the panB gene encoding 3-methyl-2-oxobutanoate hydroxymethyltransferase, whose product is MVKKKNVLDFIRMKKEGEKATWVTAYDFPMASFAEQAGMDMILVGDSLGMVVLGYNGTVPVTMEDCISHCQAVRRGAPNTWIVGDMPFGSYQISDEGAVENAVRFHKEADVDCVKLEGGQRVASRIRAIVDAGMLVIGHIGLTPQSSGQLGGFRATGRDVVTARNLINDALAVQEAGAYAILVEAIPPELTEFLAKKLDIPVYSIGAGEPCDGQLLICGDMLGMFQAFTPKFVKKYANIAEIAVEAFKEYIEDVRKGEFPNDDYVYHVKEGEDFESLFKEFE
- a CDS encoding metal-dependent hydrolase, with protein sequence MIKVAFHGHSCFCISCERYRVIIDPWLTGNPTANMTVEEVEGIDAVLVTHGHSDHLGDAVEIAKQCDATIIAPFELATYCGNQGAKVHPMHIGGAYQFEFGWVKLTQALHGSGLPNDDGTITYLGNPCGFLIEMGDQVIYHAGDTGLFSDMGILSDTMLHGRKIDVMLVPIGDNFVMGPEDAFTAVRWVNPDIVVPMHYDTFPVIKQDAEKFKAQVEKELDVECRVMKPGDDFDLDSK